The Streptomyces sp. R28 region ACGTGGTCCTGCCGAACGGCTACCGCCTCACCGCCGAGGCCTTCCAGTCCCTCGGCATCCTCCTCGGCGGCAGCGAGGGCAGCCACCGCCTGCACTACCTCCTCGAAGACGCCTTCGTGCACACCCCGCAGGGCCCGGCCCTCTCGGACGCCTTCCAGGAGGAGGTCCAGGGCCTGCTGTCGTACGCGAGCCACCCGCTGTACGCCCTCGTCCACGAGGCGATCTACGGCCAGGACACCCGCCCCACCGCCTGGTCCGCCGAGCGCGTGCGCGCCGAGTTCCCGCAGTTCGACGCGGCCAAGACGCTCGCCGGAGACGGGCCGCTGCTGTTCACCGGTGAGACCATCCACCCCTGGATGTTCGACTGCGACCCGGTCCTGCGCCCGCTGCGCGAGACCGCCGAACTCCTCGCCGCCCGCACCGACTGGAAGCCCCTGTACGACCCGGCGCTGCTCGCTGCCAACGAAGTGCCGGTCGCGGCGGCCGTCTACCACGACGACATGTACGTCGACACCGCCCACTCCCTCGCCACCGCCCGCGCCGTCCGCGGCCTGCGCACCTGGGTCACCGACGAGTTCGAGCACGACGGCGTACGGGCCGGCGGCCCCCGCGTCCTGGACCGGCTGCTCGCGCTCACGCGTGACGAAGCGTGATGTCGGTGTGACGGGTTAGTGTGCGGGCATGACCGAGCCGACGATCACTCAGCTCCAGCCCATGCCCGACGACTGGCAGCGCGCCCTCGCCGTCGTCGCGCACCCGGACGACCTCGAGTACGGCTGCTCGGCGGCGATCGCTGCCTGGACGGACGGGGGCCGCGAGGTGGGGTACGTCCTGGCGACCCGAGGCGAGGCCGGCATCGACACCCTGGAGCCCGCGAAGTGCGGCCCGCTGCG contains the following coding sequences:
- a CDS encoding alpha/beta fold hydrolase, which encodes MTVSYRQPGVILTDRHFTVPLDHDAPKGETIELYAREVVAGDKAHQELPWLVYLQGGPGFGANRFVGKGAWLGRALKEYRVLLLDQRGTGHSTPANRQTLPLRGGPAEQADYLAHFRADSIVRDCEAIRREVTGGAPWTVLGQSFGGFCTVNYLSTAPEGLTAAVITGGLPSLDAHADDVYRAAYPRIERKVGAHYARYPQDVERARRIADHLLAGDVVLPNGYRLTAEAFQSLGILLGGSEGSHRLHYLLEDAFVHTPQGPALSDAFQEEVQGLLSYASHPLYALVHEAIYGQDTRPTAWSAERVRAEFPQFDAAKTLAGDGPLLFTGETIHPWMFDCDPVLRPLRETAELLAARTDWKPLYDPALLAANEVPVAAAVYHDDMYVDTAHSLATARAVRGLRTWVTDEFEHDGVRAGGPRVLDRLLALTRDEA